One Brassica napus cultivar Da-Ae chromosome C4, Da-Ae, whole genome shotgun sequence genomic region harbors:
- the LOC106396032 gene encoding MATH domain and coiled-coil domain-containing protein At2g42465-like, translated as MRTPSYTMEINYFSQRNAPIRSNLFRSYSCNWYVTVYPKGNGINTHMSMYLDVANSLSLYQGWWRRAKFRFVIVNQSNVARSKRLATSYTFNKTWPNLGFKKALRLTKLQEEMFLVNDKLKIEVYVYVYDIMGILDTHVLPEKKDTTVCVNGFQVLDSQVKSANIIFETYPETALYIYPQDPQLKTAYMNILLRIYEILYNNPLEKLTESELSKVSKDLLDLTQAGFKLEWLREKLEKASVERKKLAGYEAQALELGKQLKNLELMMCNLKAEIKLKAES; from the exons ATGAGAACACCAAGTTATACTATGGAGATAAACTACTTCTCCCAAAGGAATGCTCCAATACGGTCGAACCTGTTCAGAAGCTACTCGTGCAACTG gtatgTTACCGTATATCCCAAGGGAAACGGTATTAATACACACATGTCTATGTATCTAGATGTTGCAAATTCGCTCTCACTGTATCAAGGATGGTGGAGACGTGCCAAGTTTCGTTTTGTTATCGTGAACCAATCCAATGTCGCCAGGTCCAAACGTCTAG CAACTTCTTACACCTTCAACAAGACTTGGCCAAACCTGGGTTTCAAAAAGGCCTTGCGCCTTACCAAACTTCAAGAGGAAATGTTTCTTGTGAACGACAAACTTAAAATTGAAGTCTACGTTTATGTATATGATATTATGGGTATACTAGATACACATGTGTTACCTGAAAAGAAGGACACGACCGTGTGTGTCAATGGATTCCAAGTTCTTGATTCTCAAGTCAAGTCAGCAAACATTATTTTTGAGACTTATCCTGAAACAGCATTGTATATTTATCCACAAGATCCACAGCTTAAGACAGCATACATGAACATTCTCCTCAGAATCTACGAGATACTTTACAACAATCCTCTTGAGAAGCTCACGGAAAGTGAGCTAAGTAAAGTTTCCAAGGATTTGCTTGATCTGACACAAGCTGGTTTTAAGCTGGAATGGTTGAGGGAAAAGCTTGAGAAGGCTTCCGTGGAGAGGAAGAAACTCGCTGGTTATGAAGCTCAGGCTCTGGAACTTGGAAAACAGTTGAAGAATCTTGAGCTGATGATGTGTAATCTCAAAGCTGAGATCAAGTTGAAAGCGGAGagctaa
- the LOC106395983 gene encoding MATH domain and coiled-coil domain-containing protein At2g42460, whose product MEKLSEKAFSWEIDNFSERNGVIRSDPFTSGGCEWLLCIHPKGNLVDDHLSLFLHAVNPVSLLPGWRRRASYRLVLLNQSGKELRRTAGERRFFCAEAEGWGSQRMLPLTKLQEEGFLEDNKLTIEVYINVLKVVAEGNLTGNEMVDFRGFHVLNRQAVSVSNIFVLHPDVAVDIRSGIKEVKTAYMNILLGLVETLDKAPHSLSETELTNAESELSELEEAGFKLDWLKPKLEEVSLKRKQAASSHRVSPFECIDFLVKRFFLSCFSEH is encoded by the exons aTGGAGAAGTTATCTGAGAAGGCTTTCAGTTGGGAGATAGACAACTTTTCCGAAAGGAACGGTGTGATACGGTCGGATCCTTTCACAAGCGGCGGCTGCGAATG GCTTCTTTGTATTCACCCAAAGGGAAATTTGGTGGATGATCACTTGTCCCTCTTCCTGCACGCTGTGAATCCTGTATCATTGCTACCTGGATGGAGAAGACGAGCTAGTTATCGCTTGGTTTTGTTGAATCAATCTGGCAAAGAGCTACGTAGAACAGCTG GAGAACGTAGATTCTTCTGCGCTGAGGCCGAAGGCTGGGGTAGTCAAAGAATGTTGCCTCTTACCAAGCTTCAGGAAGAAGGGTTTCTAGAGGACAACAAACTAACCATTGAAGTCTACATTAACGTACTTAAAGTTGTCGCTGAAGGAAATTTAACTGGGAATGAGATGGTAGATTTTCGTGGTTTCCATGTTCTTAATAGACAG GCTGTTTCAGTTAGCAATATTTTCGTACTGCATCCAGACGTTGCAGTAGATATCAGATCAGGTATCAAAGAGGTGAAGACAGCTTACATGAATATTCTCCTCGGCCTCGTCGAAACACTAGACAAGGCTCCTCATAGCTTGTCTGAGACTGAACTAACAAACGCTGAAAGTGAGTTAAGCGAGCTAGAAGAGGCTGGCTTTAAGTTGGATTGGCTGAAACCAAAGCTTGAGGAGGTTTCCTTGAAGAGGAAGCAAGCTGCTTCTTCTCATAGAGTTTCTCCGTTTGAGTGCATTGATTTTTTGGTAAAGAGATTCTTTTTGTCTTGCTTCTCAGAACACTAA